One stretch of Vulpes lagopus strain Blue_001 chromosome 12, ASM1834538v1, whole genome shotgun sequence DNA includes these proteins:
- the GAA gene encoding lysosomal alpha-glucosidase, with protein sequence MHARWPPSSRPLLGVCTLICLATAAFLGHVLLRDSLVVPQEQRCFSQGPKELYHAHQQGARDPGPQPSPGHHGRPRAAPTQCDVPPNSRFDCAPDKAITQEQCEARGCCYRPATPWPQLPRMGQPWCFFPPSYPSYKLENLTTTETGYTAALTRSTPTFFPKDILALRLDVLLETESRLHFTIKDPANRRYEVPLETPRAHGRASATLYSVEFQEEPFGVVVRRKLDGRVLLNTTVAPLFFADQFLQLSTSLPSQHITGLAEHLGSLMLSTNWTRVTLWNRDIAPSPNVNLYGSHPFYLALEDGGSAHGVFLLNSNAMDVVLQPSPALSWRSTGGILDVYVFLGPEPKSVVQQYLEVVGSPFMPPYWGLGFHLCRWGYSSTAITRQVVENMTRAHFPLDTQWNDLDYMDARRDFTFNKDGFGDFPAMVQELHRGGRRYVMIVDPAISSSGPPGSYRPYDEGLRRKVFITNETGQPLIGKVWPGFTVFPDFTSPAALDWWQDMVSEFHAQVPFDGMWIDMNEPSNFVRGSVYGCPDNDLENPPYVPGVVGGTLRAATICASSRQLLSTHYNLHNLYGLTEAIASHRALVKARGTRPFVISRSTFAGHGRYAGHWTGDVWSSWEQLSYSVPEILLFNLLGVPLVGADVCGFLGNTSEELCVRWTQLGAFYPFMRNHNDLNSLPQEPYRFSATAQEAMRKALALRYSLLPHLYTLFHRAHVGGETVARPLFLEFPEDHHTWTVDRQLLWGEALLITPVLEAGKVEVTGYFPAGTWYDLQMVPVGAFGSLPPPPPALLTSTIHSKGQWVTLPAPLDTINVHLRAGHIIPLQGPGLTTTESRKQPMALVAALGTNGEARGELFWDDGESLGVLERGAYTEVVFLARNDTIVNELVRVTSEGAGLQLRKVTVLGVAAGPRQVLCNGVPVAFTYSPDTKTLDIPVSLTMGEQFLISWS encoded by the exons ATGCACGCGAGGTGGCCTCCCAGCTCCCGGCCCCTGCTGGGGGTCTGCACCCTCATCTGCCTGGCCACCGCTGCCTTCCTGGGCCACGTCCTGCTCCGTGACTCCTTGGTGGTCCCCCAAGAGCAGCGGTGCTTCTCCCAAGGGCCCAAGGAGCTTTATCATGCTCACCAGCAAGGAGCCCGTgacccaggcccccagcccagcccagggcacCACGGCAGGCCCCGAGCGGCGCCCACACAGTGTGATGTGCCCCCCAACAGCCGCTTCGACTGTGCCCCGGACAAGGCCATCACCCAGGAGCAGTGTGAGGCACGGGGCTGCTGCTACAGGCCCGCGACGCCCTGGCCCCAGCTCCCCcggatggggcagccctggtgcttCTTCCCACCCAGCTACCCGAGTTACAAGCTGGAGAACCTGACCACCACGGAGACGGGCTACACGGCCGCTCTGACCCGTAGCACCCCAACCTTCTTCCCCAAGGACATCCTGGCCTTACGGTTGGACGTGCTGCTGGAGACGGAGAGCCGGCTCCACTTCACG ATCAAAGATCCCGCCAACAGGCGCTACGAGGTGCCCCTGGAGACCCCGCGGGCCCACGGCCGCGCCTCGGCCACACTCTACAGCGTGGAGTTCCAGGAGGAGCCCTTCGGGGTGGTCGTGCGCCGGAAGCTGGACGGCCGGGTGCT GCTGAACACGACGGTGGCCCCCCTGTTCTTCGCCGACCAGTTTCTGCAGCTGTCCACCTCCCTGCCGTCCCAGCACATCACCGGCCTTGCCGAGCATCTCGGCTCCCTGATGCTCAGCACCAACTGGACCAGGGTCACCCTCTGGAACCGGGACATCGCCCCCTCG CCCAACGTGAACCTGTACGGGTCCCACCCTTTCTACCTGGCGCTGGAGGATGGCGGGTCAGCTCATGGGGTCTTCCTGCTGAACAGCAATGCCATGG ATGTGGTCCTGCAGCCGAGCCCGGCCCTCAGCTGGAGGTCGACAGGCGGGATCCTGGACGTGTACGTCTTCCTGGGCCCGGAGCCCAAGAGCGTGGTGCAGCAGTACCTGGAAGTCGTGG GCTCCCCGTTCATGCCGCCCTACTGGGGCCTGGGCTTCCACCTGTGCCGCTGGGGATACTCGTCCACGGCCATCACCCGCCAGGTGGTAGAGAACATGACCCGGGCCCACTTCCCCCTG GACACGCAGTGGAACGACCTGGATTACATGGACGCCAGGAGGGACTTCACTTTCAACAAGGACGGCTTCGGGGACTTCCCGGCCATGGTGCAGGAGCTCCACCGGGGCGGCCGGCGGTACGTGATGATCGTG GACCCGGCCATCAGCAGCTCCGGCCCCCCCGGCAGCTACCGACCCTACGACGAGGGTCTGCGGAGGAAAGTTTTCATCACCAATGAGACGGGGCAGCCGCTGATTGGGAAG GTGTGGCCCGGGTTCACCGTCTTCCCCGACTTCACCAGCCCGGCGGCCCTGGACTGGTGGCAGGACATGGTGTCTGAGTTCCACGCCCAGGTGCCCTTCGACGGCATGTGGATT GACATGAACGAGCCATCCAACTTCGTGAGGGGCTCGGTGTACGGCTGCCCCGACAATGACCTGGAGAACCCGCCCTACGTGCCCG GGGTGGTTGGCGGGACCCTGCGGGCGGCCACCATCTGTGCCTCCAGCCGCCAGCTGCTCTCCACGCACTACAACCTGCACAACCTGTACGGCCTGACGGAAGCCATCGCCTCCCACAG GGCCCTCGTGAAGGCTCGGGGGACGCGCCCCTTTGTGATCTCCCGCTCAACTTTCGCCGGCCACGGCCGGTACGCCGGCCACTGGACAGGGGACGTGTGGAGCAGCTGGGAGCAGCTCTCGTACTCTGTACCAG AAATCCTGCTGTTCAACCTGCTGGGGGTGCCGCTGGTCGGGGCCGACGTCTGTGGCTTCCTGGGCAACACGTCAGAGGAGCTGTGCGTGCGCTGGACCCAGCTGGGGGCCTTCTATCCGTTCATGCGGAACCACAACGACCTCAACAGCCTG ccccaggagCCGTACAGGTTCAGCGCGACGGCACAGGAAGCCATGAGGAAGGCGCTCGCCCTGCGCTACTCGCTGCTGCCCCACCTCTACACGCTCTTCCACCGGGCGCACGTGGGGGGCGAGACCGTGGCCCGGCCCCTCTTCCTCGA GTTCCCCGAGGACCACCACACCTGGACCGTGGACCGCCAGCTCCTGTGGGGGGAGGCTCTGCTCATCACCCCCGTGCTTGAGGCCGGGAAGGTCGAAGTGACTGGCTACTTCCCTGCTGGCACATGGTACGACCTGCAGATG GTGCCCGTAGGGGCCTTCGGCAGcctcccgcccccacctccagctctgctCACGTCCACCATCCACAGCAAGGGGCAGTGGGTGACGCTGCCAGCCCCGCTGGACACCATCAACGTCCACCTCCGGGCTGGGCACATCATCCCTCTGCAG GGCCCTGGCCTCACGACCACAGAGTCCCGAAAGCAGCCCATGGCCCTGGTCGCAGCTCTGGGCACAAACGGGGAAGCCCGAGGAGAGCTGTTCTGGGACGACGGGGAGAGCCTGGGGGTGCTGGAGCGCGGGGCCTACACGGAGGTGGTCTTCCTGGCCAGGAAC GACACCATCGTGAACGAGCTGGTACGCGTGACTAGCGAGGGGGCCGGCCTGCAGCTGAGGAAGGTGACCGTCCTAGGGGTGGCCGCGGGCCCCAGGCAGGTCCTCTGCAACGGCGTCCCTGTCGCCTTCACCTACAGCCCCGACACCAAG acccTGGACATCCCTGTGTCACTGACGATGGGAGAACAGTTTCTCATCAGCTGGTCTTAA
- the EIF4A3 gene encoding eukaryotic initiation factor 4A-III, translating into MAAAATMATSGSARKRLLKEEDMTKVEFETSEEVDVTPTFDTMGLREDLLRGIYAYGFEKPSAIQQRAIKQIIKGRDVIAQSQSGTGKTATFSISVLQCLDIQVRETQALILAPTRELAVQIQKGLLALGDYMNVQCHACIGGTNVGEDIRKLDYGQHVVAGTPGRVFDMIRRRSLRTRAIKMLVLDEADEMLNKGFKEQIYDVYRYLPPATQVVLISATLPHEILEMTNKFMTDPIRILVKRDELTLEGIKQFFVAVEREEWKFDTLCDLYDTLTITQAVIFCNTKRKVDWLTEKMREANFTVSSMHGDMPQKERESIMKEFRSGASRVLISTDVWARGLDVPQVSLIINYDLPNNRELYIHRIGRSGRYGRKGVAINFVKNDDIRILRDIEQYYSTQIDEMPMNVADLI; encoded by the exons ATGGCGGCCGCGGCCACGATGGCGACCTCGGGCTCGGCGCGGAAGCGGCTGCTCAAAGAGGAAGACATGACCAAAGTGGAGTTCGAGACCAGCGAGGAGGTGGACGTGACGCCCACGTTCGACACCATGGGCCTGCGGGAGGACCTGCTGCGCGGCATCTACGCCTACG GTTTTGAGAAACCATCAGCCATCCAGCAGCGAGCCATCAAGCAGATAATTAAAGGGAGAGACGTCATTGCTCA ATCGCAATCTGGCACAGGCAAAACTGCCACCTTCAGCATTTCTGTCCTCCAGTGTTTGGATATTCAG GTTCGTGAAACCCAGGCTTTGATCTTGGCTCCAACGAGAGAATTAGCTGTGCAGATCCAGAAG GGTCTGCTCGCTCTGGGGGACTACATGAATGTGCAGTGCCATGCCTGCATCGGGGGCACCAATGTGGGAGAGGACATCAGGAAGCTGGACTACGGGCAGCACGTTGTTGCTGGCACACCTGGACGTGTCTTTG ATATGATTCGGCGCAGGAGTTTGAGGACACGGGCCATCAAGATGTTGGTGTTGGATGAGGCTGATGAAATGTTAAATAAAG GTTTCAAGGAGCAGATTTACGACGTGTACAGGTACTTGCCCCCGGCCACGCAGGTGGTGCTCATCAGTGCCACGCTGCCTCACGAAATCCTGGAGATGACCAACAAGTTCATGACGGACCCCATCCGCATCTTGGTGAAGCG TGATGAATTGACTCTAGAAGGCATCAAGCAGTTTTTTGTGGCGGTGGAGAGGGAAGAGTGGAAATTTGACACACTGTGTGACCTCTACGACACGCTGACCATCACTCAGGCCGTCATCTTCTGTAACACCAAAAGGAAG GTCGACTGGCTGACAGAGAAGATGAGAGAAGCCAATTTCACGGTGTCGTCTATGCACGGGGACATGCCGCAGAAAGAGCGCGAGTCCATCATGAAGGAGTTCCGGTCTGGTGCCAG CCGGGTGCTCATCTCCACAGACGTCTGGGCCCGGGGGCTGGACGTCCCACAGGTGTCCCTCATCATTAACTACGACCTGCCCAACAACAGAGAGTTGTACATACACAG AATCGGGCGGTCGGGCCGCTACGGCCGCAAGGGGGTGGCCATCAACTTCGTAAAGAATGACGACATCCGCATCCTGAGGGACATCGAGCAGTACTACTCCACCCAGATCGACGAGATGCCCATGAACG TGGCGGATCTGATCTGA